One window of Elusimicrobiaceae bacterium genomic DNA carries:
- the adhE gene encoding bifunctional acetaldehyde-CoA/alcohol dehydrogenase, with translation MADKKKTAPAAVATEEELSMLDNVVNSVKAAQRKYATYTQEQVDKIFRAAAIAAAQNRIPLAKMAVAESGMGIMEDKVIKNQFASEYIYNQYKDTKTCGTLSDDDAFGYRQVAEPIGVIAGVIPTTNPTSTAIFKSLLALKTRNGIVFSPHPRAKKCTIEAAKIVLKAAVEAGAPEGIIGWVENPTMPLSNALMHHPSINLILATGGPGMVKAAYSSGKPAIGVGAGNTPAVIDATADIKMAVSSIIMSKTFDNGMICASEQSVVAEDAVYEEVKKEFIARGCHFVTGKDRKKLADTVVVDGKLNSGIVGQTAVKIAEMAGIKVPLGTKILIAEASEVNDNEVFAREKLSPVLGFYRAKDFNHAVELARDLILYGGAGHTSVLYTHEANEEHIEIFKDMPTARTLINIPSSQGAIGDVYNFKLAPSLTLGCGSWGGNSVSENIGVKHLMNVKSVAERRENMYWYKVPSKIYFKRGALSHALSELAGKQRAYIITDKTMEQLGHVRTVTDVLENLNIKYRVFSNVLPDPNIANVSEALQIANSWQPDLIIALGGGSAMDEAKMVWLMYENPSTSFEDIAMRFMDIRKRIYAAPDLGKKATMVAIPTTSGTGSEVTPFTIITDEKTDTKYAITDYALTPDMAIVDPEFVLGMPKSLTAFSGLDVLTHAIEAYTSVFSTSFTEGQALEAIRLVFKYLKSSYEKGAQDINAREKMHYAATIAGMAFANAFLGLSHSMAHKLGAMYHIPHGLANALLLSYVIEFNATDKPTKQGLFPQYKYPFVKGRYAKIVDFIAPSSELGDDKDAKVHKLISMVEQLKADLNIPKSIKEYGIPEKEFLANLDKLSELAFDDQCTGGNARYPLVSEIKELYLKAYYGEPVIKKAK, from the coding sequence ATGGCGGATAAGAAAAAAACCGCGCCGGCTGCAGTAGCCACCGAAGAAGAATTGTCTATGTTAGACAATGTAGTTAACTCGGTCAAAGCTGCCCAGCGCAAATACGCAACTTACACCCAAGAACAAGTAGATAAAATTTTCCGTGCTGCAGCCATCGCTGCCGCACAAAACCGCATTCCCTTAGCCAAGATGGCTGTGGCCGAAAGCGGTATGGGTATTATGGAAGACAAAGTAATTAAAAACCAATTCGCTTCCGAATATATTTATAACCAATATAAAGACACCAAAACCTGTGGCACCCTCTCTGACGATGATGCTTTCGGTTATCGTCAAGTGGCTGAACCCATTGGTGTGATTGCCGGTGTTATTCCCACCACCAACCCGACCTCTACGGCTATTTTCAAAAGTTTGCTCGCTTTGAAAACCCGCAACGGTATCGTATTTTCTCCTCACCCGCGTGCTAAAAAATGCACCATCGAAGCTGCCAAAATCGTTTTGAAAGCCGCTGTGGAAGCTGGTGCTCCGGAAGGAATCATCGGCTGGGTAGAAAACCCGACCATGCCGCTTTCCAACGCCTTGATGCACCACCCCAGCATCAACTTGATTTTGGCTACCGGCGGTCCGGGCATGGTAAAAGCTGCCTACTCCTCCGGTAAACCGGCCATCGGTGTAGGTGCCGGTAATACTCCGGCCGTAATCGATGCTACCGCCGATATTAAAATGGCTGTCAGCTCCATCATCATGAGTAAAACCTTTGACAACGGTATGATTTGCGCCAGCGAACAATCCGTCGTGGCTGAAGATGCCGTTTACGAAGAAGTAAAGAAAGAGTTTATTGCTCGCGGTTGTCACTTTGTCACCGGCAAAGACCGCAAAAAATTGGCCGATACCGTAGTGGTAGACGGTAAATTAAACTCCGGCATTGTGGGACAAACCGCCGTTAAAATTGCTGAAATGGCCGGTATCAAAGTACCTCTCGGCACCAAAATCTTGATTGCCGAAGCCAGCGAAGTAAACGACAACGAAGTCTTTGCCCGCGAAAAATTGTCCCCTGTTTTGGGCTTCTACCGCGCCAAAGATTTCAACCATGCCGTAGAACTCGCCCGCGACTTAATCTTATACGGTGGCGCCGGTCATACGTCTGTGCTTTATACTCATGAAGCCAATGAAGAACATATTGAAATCTTCAAAGATATGCCCACCGCTCGTACCTTAATCAACATCCCGTCTTCTCAGGGTGCTATCGGCGACGTGTACAACTTCAAACTCGCCCCTTCGTTGACCTTAGGCTGCGGCTCTTGGGGCGGCAACTCTGTCAGCGAAAACATCGGAGTAAAACACCTTATGAACGTAAAATCCGTCGCGGAACGCCGCGAAAACATGTACTGGTACAAAGTACCTTCCAAAATCTACTTCAAACGCGGTGCCTTGTCTCATGCTTTGTCTGAGCTGGCCGGTAAACAACGCGCTTACATCATCACCGATAAGACGATGGAACAATTGGGCCATGTCCGCACAGTGACCGATGTTTTGGAAAACTTAAACATTAAATATCGTGTTTTCTCCAACGTATTGCCCGATCCGAACATTGCCAACGTGTCTGAAGCCTTGCAAATTGCCAACTCTTGGCAGCCGGATCTCATCATCGCTTTGGGCGGCGGTTCTGCTATGGACGAAGCCAAAATGGTATGGTTGATGTATGAAAACCCCAGCACCAGCTTTGAAGATATTGCCATGCGCTTTATGGATATCCGCAAACGTATTTATGCCGCTCCGGACTTGGGTAAAAAAGCAACGATGGTTGCCATTCCCACCACCTCCGGTACCGGTTCTGAAGTGACCCCGTTCACCATCATCACCGATGAAAAAACAGATACCAAATACGCTATTACGGACTATGCCTTAACGCCGGATATGGCTATCGTTGATCCGGAATTCGTACTCGGCATGCCCAAGAGCTTGACGGCTTTCTCCGGCTTGGACGTATTAACCCACGCCATCGAAGCCTACACCTCCGTATTCTCTACCAGCTTTACGGAAGGTCAAGCCTTAGAAGCAATCCGCTTGGTATTTAAATACTTAAAGAGCTCCTATGAAAAAGGTGCCCAAGACATCAATGCCCGCGAAAAAATGCACTATGCTGCTACCATCGCCGGTATGGCTTTTGCCAACGCTTTCTTGGGTCTGTCTCACTCTATGGCTCACAAACTCGGTGCCATGTACCACATTCCGCACGGTTTGGCCAACGCCTTGTTGCTCTCTTACGTCATTGAGTTCAACGCTACGGATAAACCGACCAAACAAGGTCTGTTCCCGCAATACAAATATCCGTTCGTGAAAGGACGCTATGCCAAGATTGTGGACTTTATTGCTCCCAGCAGCGAATTAGGCGACGACAAAGACGCCAAAGTCCACAAATTAATCAGCATGGTGGAACAACTCAAAGCCGACTTGAATATCCCGAAATCTATCAAAGAATACGGTATTCCTGAAAAAGAGTTCTTGGCCAATTTGGACAAATTGTCTGAGCTCGCCTTTGACGACCAATGTACCGGCGGAAACGCCCGCTACCCGCTCGTGAGCGAAATCAAGGAATTATACTTGAAAGCTTACTACGGCGAACCGGTCATCAAAAAAGCCAAATAA
- the maf gene encoding septum formation protein Maf yields the protein MKFVLASKSPRRIQILKELGYEFEICPSDSAENTRYKRPHLQVADLSAKKALEVAQQYPDACVIGADTLVYCAGEVIGKPKDKKDALRILNKLNGTWQTVYTGVTFIHWSSRRFVQGVDKTYCKARRLSARQLAEMAGKHMDKAGAYAVQDDDDQFIEKIRGSRSNVVGMPVEMFQEMLKEFENDKN from the coding sequence ATGAAATTTGTTTTAGCTTCCAAGTCTCCTCGTCGGATACAAATTTTGAAAGAGTTGGGATATGAGTTTGAAATCTGTCCGTCCGATTCTGCCGAAAATACCCGCTATAAAAGACCTCATTTGCAGGTGGCGGACTTGTCTGCCAAAAAGGCTTTAGAAGTGGCTCAACAGTATCCTGATGCTTGTGTCATCGGGGCAGATACATTGGTATATTGTGCAGGGGAAGTAATCGGCAAACCGAAAGATAAAAAAGATGCCTTGCGGATATTAAACAAATTAAACGGAACCTGGCAAACCGTTTATACAGGTGTCACCTTCATTCATTGGAGCAGCCGTCGTTTTGTACAAGGGGTGGATAAAACCTATTGCAAGGCTCGTCGTCTATCGGCTCGGCAATTGGCTGAAATGGCCGGCAAACACATGGATAAAGCCGGCGCATATGCCGTACAAGACGATGATGACCAATTTATAGAAAAAATACGCGGCAGCCGCAGCAATGTGGTAGGCATGCCCGTAGAAATGTTTCAAGAAATGTTAAAGGAGTTTGAAAATGACAAAAATTGA
- a CDS encoding tetratricopeptide repeat protein translates to MKKIFYVLLPLLFCACQTLPTSAEWLARGDGYFQDGKYQQSLKAYNRAWKLNDQNAAVYASRGAAYFFLGEYAAAQADFLKVLQINPYQADAYTALGSVLAAQGAYEDALKVLNVGLMLAPTKPETFFSRAGVYFMLGQYEQALQDYTYVLQMRPAADVLNARAAAYAKMGETEKAEADLAAAKSGQVPQKLNDYTMID, encoded by the coding sequence ATGAAAAAAATTTTTTATGTTTTGCTTCCTTTATTATTTTGTGCCTGTCAAACCTTGCCTACTTCTGCAGAATGGTTGGCGCGCGGAGACGGATATTTTCAAGACGGTAAATATCAGCAATCTTTAAAAGCCTATAACCGCGCTTGGAAACTAAATGACCAAAATGCCGCTGTTTACGCATCACGCGGAGCGGCTTATTTTTTTCTGGGGGAATATGCGGCGGCGCAAGCCGATTTTCTGAAAGTGTTGCAAATTAATCCTTATCAGGCCGATGCCTATACGGCCTTGGGTTCTGTATTGGCGGCTCAGGGAGCTTACGAAGACGCGTTAAAAGTATTAAACGTAGGGTTGATGCTCGCCCCGACTAAACCGGAAACGTTTTTTTCTAGGGCAGGGGTTTATTTTATGTTGGGTCAATATGAGCAAGCACTACAAGATTATACGTACGTACTACAGATGCGTCCGGCTGCAGATGTGTTAAACGCACGCGCAGCGGCTTATGCAAAAATGGGCGAGACGGAAAAAGCGGAGGCGGATTTGGCTGCTGCTAAAAGTGGACAAGTGCCTCAAAAGTTAAATGATTATACAATGATTGACTAG
- a CDS encoding flavin reductase family protein, with protein MKEIQFDEHAKEVLQILRKGAFLTTHADGKTNTMTIGWGYLGIAWGKPVFGVMVRHNRYTHQLLDKNAQFTVTLPQEDLSKELAFCGTKSGLETDKIKACGFSLVPGKTVDVPLIACRGFQYECKVLCKTEMQRPLLEDAVREKWYEKVPNDYHTFYFGEITACYLED; from the coding sequence ATGAAAGAAATACAATTTGATGAACATGCCAAAGAAGTGTTGCAAATCCTGCGTAAAGGGGCTTTTTTGACTACGCACGCAGACGGTAAAACAAATACCATGACTATCGGGTGGGGGTATTTGGGAATTGCGTGGGGAAAGCCGGTGTTTGGCGTGATGGTGCGCCACAATCGCTACACTCATCAACTATTGGATAAAAATGCTCAATTTACCGTCACTTTGCCTCAAGAGGATTTAAGCAAAGAGCTGGCTTTTTGCGGTACGAAATCCGGCTTGGAAACGGATAAAATTAAGGCTTGCGGATTTAGTTTAGTTCCTGGCAAAACGGTGGATGTGCCTTTGATTGCCTGTCGCGGTTTTCAATATGAGTGTAAAGTATTGTGCAAAACAGAGATGCAGCGGCCGTTGTTAGAAGATGCTGTAAGAGAAAAATGGTACGAAAAAGTGCCTAATGATTACCACACTTTTTACTTCGGTGAGATTACCGCCTGCTATTTAGAAGATTAA
- the hydG gene encoding [FeFe] hydrogenase H-cluster radical SAM maturase HydG → MIINDEKLQRTLEKAKSHTDAEVTEILTKAKQLKGLTLEEAAVLLNITDENLLQDLFHTAKYVKEEIYGNRIVLFAPLYISNICTNECVYCAFRKSNTSLKRHASTAAEIHQEVTALLQQGHKRILMVAGEAYPGGGLQYVYDSIKAIYDTRWNGQNIRRVNVNIAPLVQEEFEELKKCNIGTYQLFQETYHKPTYEKLHLEGAKKDYQFRLDAMDRALKAGINDVGIGPLLGLYDYKYEILATLEHSFYLDRTYGVGPHTISIPRIEPAEGSDFSLHPPYQLSDTDFKKVVAVLRLAVPYTGIILSTRESAQMRTECMELGVSQISAASRVNPGGYSYDKDNGSQFTLTDERTLAEVIDALADAKHMPSFCTGCYRLGRVGKDFMDLAKPGLIKKHCLPNAMFTFAEYLEDFAPAALKEKGYALIEKTSKENFAEGGAIRKMIEENLTKIKNGKRDLYF, encoded by the coding sequence ATGATTATTAATGATGAGAAACTGCAACGAACCTTAGAAAAAGCCAAGTCCCATACGGACGCTGAGGTGACGGAAATTTTAACCAAAGCCAAACAACTCAAAGGGTTAACCCTTGAAGAAGCGGCGGTCCTTTTAAACATTACCGACGAAAACCTGCTACAAGATTTATTTCATACGGCAAAATACGTCAAAGAAGAGATTTACGGCAATCGCATTGTGTTGTTTGCCCCTCTTTATATTTCTAACATTTGTACCAATGAATGTGTATATTGCGCCTTTCGCAAAAGCAACACCTCTTTAAAACGCCACGCCAGCACTGCAGCAGAAATTCACCAAGAAGTGACCGCCCTTTTACAACAGGGGCACAAACGCATTTTGATGGTGGCCGGGGAAGCCTATCCCGGCGGCGGTTTGCAATACGTATATGACAGTATTAAAGCCATTTACGATACCCGCTGGAACGGACAAAATATTCGTCGTGTCAATGTAAATATAGCTCCGCTGGTACAAGAAGAATTTGAAGAACTCAAAAAATGCAATATCGGCACGTATCAACTTTTCCAAGAAACCTACCATAAACCAACTTATGAAAAGTTGCATTTGGAAGGAGCCAAAAAAGATTATCAGTTCCGCCTAGATGCGATGGACCGCGCCCTTAAAGCCGGCATTAATGATGTAGGCATCGGGCCTTTGCTTGGCTTGTATGACTACAAGTATGAAATCCTGGCCACGTTGGAACATTCTTTTTACTTGGATCGAACATATGGCGTAGGCCCGCATACTATATCCATTCCGCGCATTGAGCCGGCGGAAGGGTCTGACTTTAGTTTGCATCCGCCTTACCAATTAAGCGATACCGACTTTAAAAAAGTGGTAGCCGTCTTACGCTTGGCAGTGCCTTATACCGGAATCATTTTAAGCACACGTGAAAGTGCCCAAATGCGTACCGAGTGTATGGAACTAGGCGTATCTCAAATTTCTGCCGCCAGCCGTGTAAACCCCGGTGGATATTCTTATGACAAGGACAACGGAAGCCAGTTCACCTTAACCGATGAGCGCACTTTGGCTGAAGTAATTGATGCCTTGGCAGATGCTAAACATATGCCGTCTTTCTGTACAGGTTGCTACCGCTTAGGACGCGTGGGCAAAGATTTTATGGATTTAGCCAAACCGGGCTTAATCAAAAAACATTGTCTGCCCAATGCCATGTTCACCTTTGCCGAGTATTTGGAAGATTTTGCTCCGGCAGCATTGAAAGAAAAAGGCTATGCTCTTATTGAAAAGACCTCCAAAGAAAATTTTGCCGAAGGGGGTGCTATCCGAAAAATGATTGAGGAAAACTTAACCAAAATCAAAAACGGAAAGCGGGATTTGTATTTTTAA
- the trxB gene encoding thioredoxin-disulfide reductase, with product MTKIDLMIIGAGPAGCSAAIYAVRSGVKTMIAGGAMPGGQLLQTNDLENYAGFENPVGGFELMSAMHKQCKRLGVEILTDKIVKIEGTESPFILTAENGTQYQAMSVIIAAGASARWLNVEGEEKLKGHGVSACATCDGFFFRGKEVVVVGGGNTAFEDALFLSQFCPKVTLVHRREGFRADAVTVEKVKNTPNISMKLNCVIEQVIGDEKVTAAVLRNVQTQEKTTLSCDGIFVAVGAVPQTQWLQGSAIELTENGLVKVDAHQQTNIKGIFAAGDCTEPEFRQAIVAAGSGAKAGISAASFINLHR from the coding sequence ATGACAAAAATTGATTTAATGATTATCGGGGCAGGGCCCGCCGGTTGCAGTGCTGCAATTTATGCGGTACGTAGCGGAGTAAAAACCATGATTGCAGGCGGAGCCATGCCGGGTGGTCAACTTTTGCAAACTAACGATTTGGAAAATTATGCCGGATTTGAAAACCCTGTTGGCGGTTTTGAACTCATGAGTGCCATGCACAAGCAATGCAAACGTTTGGGAGTAGAAATTCTGACTGATAAAATTGTAAAAATAGAAGGGACAGAAAGCCCGTTTATTTTGACGGCAGAAAACGGCACGCAATACCAAGCCATGTCTGTTATTATTGCAGCCGGTGCAAGTGCCCGTTGGCTTAATGTTGAGGGAGAAGAAAAACTAAAAGGACATGGGGTCTCTGCCTGTGCCACTTGTGACGGATTTTTCTTTAGAGGCAAAGAAGTAGTGGTAGTCGGTGGAGGAAACACCGCTTTTGAAGATGCGTTATTCTTGTCTCAATTTTGCCCCAAAGTGACGTTGGTCCACCGCCGCGAAGGTTTCCGCGCAGATGCCGTCACCGTAGAAAAAGTAAAAAACACGCCTAATATTTCCATGAAGTTAAACTGCGTGATTGAGCAAGTCATCGGAGATGAAAAAGTGACGGCTGCGGTGTTGCGTAATGTTCAAACGCAAGAAAAAACAACCCTGTCTTGTGATGGTATTTTTGTGGCGGTAGGAGCAGTGCCACAAACCCAATGGTTGCAAGGTTCGGCCATTGAATTAACGGAGAACGGGTTGGTGAAAGTGGATGCACATCAACAAACCAATATCAAAGGAATTTTTGCCGCAGGCGACTGTACGGAGCCTGAATTTAGGCAAGCCATTGTGGCCGCCGGCAGCGGAGCAAAAGCCGGTATTTCAGCGGCTTCTTTTATCAATCTGCACCGCTAA
- a CDS encoding MFS transporter → MNATRRAMIMLSVANGLLLFGYGLSLPFFTVYLISQKAMSASWAGLIIALSSLSRSFSSALAGELSDAFGRKNIMLWGLGLEVVAMLGLAICIEKNAHLGWILLTYFLTAFLGAAFRPVSNAWVSDNTTPKQRVEAFGIIRIGVNLGWALGPAVGGFLVRYSYSYAFYFTALAYTLTVLYVYKTLQDKSTATGQSRRPNFVSLVSSLRDNKLAKICLYVLLITAVNSQLVVGLSLHCHTYLKMPEYYIGWFFTINGMATILLQYPASKMMEKIRLSSALFLGCLLYAIGYGSVGFFGSFIPIAFGVFLASIGELIVNPAEQTITSNIADARTRGRYLGMIMVFYNLGSSVGFFAAGWLGQYVAPVFLAGPWLIIGAVGLLAGIGFLRLRKDLTDEQDGKYNVPVPVKKDTVTLH, encoded by the coding sequence ATGAATGCTACTCGTCGTGCAATGATTATGCTTTCCGTAGCCAATGGACTTTTGCTCTTTGGCTACGGTCTTTCTTTGCCCTTTTTTACGGTGTATTTAATCAGTCAAAAAGCCATGAGTGCTTCTTGGGCAGGGCTGATTATTGCCTTATCCTCTTTAAGTCGCAGTTTTTCCAGCGCTTTGGCAGGGGAACTCTCTGATGCGTTTGGACGTAAAAACATCATGCTTTGGGGGTTGGGATTGGAAGTAGTGGCAATGCTGGGGTTAGCCATATGCATAGAGAAAAATGCACACTTGGGTTGGATTTTATTGACCTATTTTTTAACTGCCTTTTTGGGTGCTGCCTTTCGCCCTGTTTCCAATGCATGGGTGAGCGATAATACAACCCCCAAACAGCGCGTAGAGGCTTTTGGGATTATCCGTATCGGTGTGAATTTGGGGTGGGCTTTAGGGCCGGCGGTAGGCGGATTTTTGGTGCGTTATTCGTATAGTTATGCTTTTTATTTTACGGCATTGGCGTATACGCTTACCGTTTTGTACGTCTATAAAACATTGCAAGATAAATCCACCGCTACCGGACAAAGCCGCCGTCCTAATTTTGTTTCTTTGGTGAGCTCACTTAGAGATAATAAATTGGCTAAAATTTGTTTATATGTTTTGTTGATTACGGCGGTTAACTCTCAGTTAGTGGTGGGCCTTTCGCTACATTGCCATACTTATTTGAAAATGCCGGAATATTATATTGGCTGGTTTTTTACCATTAACGGTATGGCCACCATTTTGCTTCAATATCCTGCCAGCAAAATGATGGAGAAAATCCGTCTATCCAGCGCATTGTTTTTGGGTTGTCTGCTATATGCAATAGGATATGGCTCAGTGGGATTTTTTGGCAGTTTTATACCCATTGCTTTTGGTGTTTTTTTGGCTTCGATAGGGGAATTGATTGTCAATCCGGCTGAGCAAACTATTACCTCTAATATTGCCGATGCTCGCACGCGCGGTCGCTACTTGGGCATGATTATGGTATTTTATAACTTGGGGTCTTCGGTCGGGTTTTTTGCCGCCGGTTGGTTGGGGCAATATGTGGCCCCTGTGTTTTTGGCCGGCCCGTGGCTGATTATCGGAGCAGTGGGCCTATTGGCAGGGATAGGCTTTTTACGATTGCGTAAAGATTTGACGGACGAACAAGACGGCAAGTATAATGTGCCCGTTCCCGTCAAAAAAGATACCGTCACTTTGCATTAA
- a CDS encoding toxin-antitoxin system YwqK family antitoxin gives MADIIRKTSSLNDPLHVGFLRTYFVDEKEVYRETLDKNLDIVKQEGSLPDGTVKEFFENGKLYFECEFKNGLRNGRCRIYFDNGKVSIEKFYDNGLLQGTVRVYQPTGRLHKEMTYVADCQEGRQTKFYPSGKVLEVAEYKKGYLHGPCRIYTQDGDLRSECSYKTDKLIGDKIVYHPNGTIALISPHKDGKPNGVTKKFSETGDLIEEWFFEDGVLTLKKVY, from the coding sequence ATGGCCGATATTATACGTAAAACAAGCAGTTTAAATGACCCGTTGCATGTGGGATTTTTGCGCACTTATTTTGTGGATGAAAAAGAAGTGTACAGAGAAACATTGGATAAAAACTTAGATATCGTTAAACAAGAAGGTTCCCTTCCTGACGGTACGGTAAAAGAGTTTTTTGAAAATGGAAAATTATATTTTGAATGTGAATTTAAAAATGGTTTGCGTAATGGGCGCTGCCGCATTTATTTTGATAACGGAAAAGTAAGTATCGAAAAATTTTACGATAACGGGCTTTTGCAGGGAACGGTGCGCGTGTATCAACCCACCGGACGTTTGCATAAAGAAATGACCTATGTAGCAGATTGCCAAGAAGGCCGCCAGACTAAATTTTATCCCTCCGGCAAGGTGTTAGAGGTGGCGGAATATAAAAAAGGTTATTTGCATGGTCCTTGCCGTATTTATACGCAAGATGGGGACTTGCGCTCTGAATGTAGCTATAAAACCGATAAACTCATTGGCGATAAAATCGTTTATCACCCTAACGGCACGATTGCATTGATTTCTCCGCATAAAGATGGCAAACCTAACGGCGTCACCAAAAAATTCAGTGAAACCGGAGATCTTATTGAGGAATGGTTTTTTGAAGATGGCGTGTTGACGTTAAAGAAAGTTTACTAA
- a CDS encoding polysaccharide deacetylase family protein, protein MKKLPSDSASFQKTSVLFFEKIGPSGISVKKLEALFKYLNQRGFHSLLPSELDTSSLTKSFLLVFANGYRSFFTQVYPLLKKHGLKAAVGLPVGLIGQYDAWQPADEGAWQDLLTKEDLIQLKKDKNIAFISQGLDNGSSSKLDEKKAIWQLEESKFRLHNLYSISTETLLFTKDFLQKPAVLSKAQQEYNLLLVKSKSGRISSPSHAFLRIISVSNKTWLWPLFYKMKS, encoded by the coding sequence ATGAAAAAATTACCTTCTGATTCTGCTTCTTTTCAAAAAACATCGGTATTATTCTTTGAAAAAATAGGACCGAGCGGAATTTCCGTAAAAAAATTAGAAGCCTTGTTTAAGTATCTTAATCAAAGGGGTTTTCATTCTCTTTTACCATCAGAACTAGACACATCTTCTTTAACAAAATCTTTTTTACTCGTTTTTGCCAACGGATATCGAAGTTTTTTTACGCAAGTATATCCCTTGCTAAAGAAGCATGGTTTAAAAGCGGCAGTAGGCTTGCCGGTGGGGCTTATCGGACAATATGACGCCTGGCAACCGGCCGATGAAGGGGCATGGCAAGATTTATTAACCAAAGAAGACCTAATCCAACTAAAAAAAGATAAAAATATCGCTTTTATTTCGCAAGGATTAGACAATGGTTCCTCCTCTAAACTCGATGAAAAAAAGGCCATTTGGCAATTAGAAGAAAGCAAATTCCGCCTGCACAATTTATATAGCATTTCTACAGAGACTTTACTCTTTACCAAAGATTTTTTACAAAAACCTGCCGTATTGAGCAAAGCCCAACAAGAGTATAACCTGTTGCTGGTAAAGAGTAAATCCGGCCGAATATCCTCCCCCAGCCATGCTTTTTTGCGTATAATCTCTGTGAGCAACAAAACGTGGCTTTGGCCTCTTTTTTATAAAATGAAGTCTTAA
- a CDS encoding NAD(P)/FAD-dependent oxidoreductase translates to MNQSSFYDVIIVGAGASGLMCALQCGLRGKKVLLLEKEQQVGRKVLVSGNGRCNLTNSHVSVADYSGDVSLAKSVLNQFSFQDCLSFFHKLGLLTQEEGLGRVFPLTGKSSAVVESLRLACLENKVEIRLGSEVKKIEKKNNFSVFLQSGEKFTSKYAVLACGSKAYPQVGGTESGYQLAKSLGHHVTAITPSLSALNVKEKAVARLQGIRAQVETVLWRGTEKEKRCEGEILFTNYGLSGPAVLNVSGAIGKELNKGPVSIEINFFPKIKNMQEFLKERIHCFAHRKAKDFFAGLLHENIANLLIDFCGIKKNILVKDWTENVIKNISKTLCAWPFTVLSLRGWTEAMVAAGGVNCAEINYNTLESLRCSGLYILGELLDVDGRSGGFNLHFAWGCAAVAAKSMPEE, encoded by the coding sequence ATGAATCAATCCTCTTTTTATGATGTAATTATCGTCGGTGCAGGGGCCAGCGGACTGATGTGTGCGTTGCAGTGTGGTTTGCGTGGTAAAAAAGTACTGCTGCTGGAAAAAGAACAGCAAGTGGGGCGGAAGGTGTTGGTCAGCGGCAACGGTCGTTGTAATTTAACCAATTCCCACGTTTCTGTAGCAGATTATAGCGGCGATGTTTCATTGGCAAAGAGTGTGCTGAATCAATTTTCTTTTCAAGATTGTCTGTCTTTTTTTCATAAATTAGGTTTGCTTACGCAAGAGGAAGGTTTGGGCCGCGTTTTTCCGTTGACGGGTAAATCCAGCGCGGTTGTGGAATCGTTGCGTTTGGCGTGTTTGGAAAATAAAGTAGAAATTCGTCTTGGAAGTGAAGTAAAAAAAATTGAAAAGAAAAATAATTTTTCAGTCTTTTTACAAAGCGGAGAAAAATTTACTTCCAAATATGCTGTATTGGCTTGTGGCTCAAAGGCTTACCCTCAAGTGGGCGGGACAGAAAGCGGCTATCAACTGGCCAAATCCTTAGGCCATCACGTGACGGCCATAACCCCTTCTTTATCTGCATTAAATGTGAAGGAAAAGGCGGTGGCTCGTCTGCAAGGGATTCGAGCTCAGGTAGAAACTGTTTTGTGGCGCGGTACGGAAAAAGAAAAACGTTGTGAAGGGGAAATTCTGTTTACCAATTATGGCCTGTCAGGTCCGGCGGTTTTGAACGTAAGCGGCGCAATTGGCAAAGAATTAAATAAAGGTCCTGTTTCTATTGAGATTAATTTCTTTCCGAAAATTAAAAATATGCAAGAATTTTTAAAAGAAAGGATCCATTGCTTCGCCCACCGCAAAGCCAAAGATTTTTTTGCCGGTTTGCTGCACGAGAATATTGCCAATTTGCTCATTGATTTTTGTGGTATTAAGAAAAATATTTTAGTAAAAGATTGGACGGAAAATGTGATAAAAAACATTTCCAAAACCCTTTGCGCGTGGCCTTTTACGGTGCTTTCTTTAAGAGGTTGGACGGAAGCGATGGTGGCGGCGGGGGGTGTAAATTGCGCTGAAATAAACTATAATACTTTAGAGTCGTTGCGTTGTTCAGGGCTTTATATTTTAGGTGAGTTGCTGGATGTGGACGGACGCAGCGGAGGATTTAATTTACATTTTGCTTGGGGGTGCGCAGCTGTGGCCGCCAAGTCGATGCCGGAGGAGTAA